The following proteins are co-located in the Parafrankia discariae genome:
- a CDS encoding AfsR/SARP family transcriptional regulator, producing MRYELLGPLRVSNSRESHLLSAPKMETTLAVLLVGAGRITTKDTLVMELWGDRPPRRAAAAIHVYISQLRKFLAAAGANPTRTIVTKPAGYLLRLDGASYDVVEFQEAMRDGREHHLAGRYEEALAAAELALSLVRGPVLESAVEGPVLTAFAAWAEEELLAALELSVEARTALGRHREVISLLGTLIAQHPLRESLYSQLMLVLYRSGRQAEALSVYRDAQRVLRAELGLEPCRSLRRLHHAILTSDRLLDLPTAS from the coding sequence ATGCGATACGAACTGCTCGGGCCCCTGCGCGTGTCGAACAGCCGGGAGAGCCACCTGCTGAGCGCGCCGAAGATGGAGACCACCCTGGCCGTGCTGCTCGTCGGCGCCGGCCGGATCACGACCAAGGACACTCTGGTCATGGAACTGTGGGGAGATCGGCCGCCCCGCCGGGCGGCGGCCGCCATCCACGTCTACATCTCCCAGCTGCGCAAGTTCCTCGCGGCCGCCGGCGCGAACCCCACCCGCACCATCGTCACCAAGCCCGCCGGCTACCTGCTGCGGCTGGACGGCGCCAGCTACGACGTCGTCGAGTTCCAGGAGGCGATGCGCGACGGGCGGGAGCACCACCTGGCCGGGCGCTACGAGGAGGCGCTGGCCGCCGCCGAGCTCGCGCTGTCCCTGGTCCGTGGCCCGGTGCTGGAATCCGCCGTGGAGGGGCCGGTCCTGACCGCCTTCGCCGCCTGGGCCGAGGAGGAGCTCCTCGCCGCCCTGGAGCTGTCGGTCGAGGCCCGCACGGCGCTCGGCCGGCACCGGGAGGTGATCAGCCTGCTCGGCACGCTCATCGCCCAGCATCCGCTGCGGGAGTCGCTGTACTCGCAGCTGATGCTCGTCCTCTACCGCTCGGGCCGGCAGGCCGAGGCACTGTCGGTGTACCGCGACGCCCAGCGGGTGCTGCGGGCCGAGCTGGGGCTGGAGCCCTGCCGCTCGCTACGGCGGCTGCACCACGCCATCCTCACCTCCGACCGGCTGCTCGACCTGCCCACCGCGAGCTGA